The Mobula birostris isolate sMobBir1 chromosome 11, sMobBir1.hap1, whole genome shotgun sequence genome has a segment encoding these proteins:
- the LOC140205354 gene encoding tyrosinase-like, which produces MQESNPLALILLPLFLLLSRPPTPLAQFPRPCASLSALNSRVCCPHWPGDGSPCGERSGRGSCMPLRPPPPSTPHSALPSPWDFRLAWPSAFFAHVCACRPHFSGFDCGRCAGGWRGPFCERWAVRVRKGVHQLSRQQWRALLWMLKKAKGTVSGRYVMLATPSPDPSPPLASSSHFSFTLFPFSPSSPSDPSLPGGLAFRDATVYDLITWMHYLATKPLGGKAGGGVREGAISGANFAHGGPAFTPWHRRYLAFLEEELRLLSGNEEFSLPYWNWTRTSGCDLLRRRPGADPRAPRLPTARDVSNALSLQNYDGYPYNQFAISSFRNVLEGYQKPSRSGSRGRTLHNLVHIYLNGTISKVAAASNDPIFLLHHAFIDKIWEDWLRAHPDRFHMYPLHSLVPEGHRWDSYMVPYLPPVRNIDYYKPSVHHGYTYANSAYEEQDVAAKPPVL; this is translated from the exons ATGCAGGAGTCGAACCCCCTCGCCCTCATCCTCCTCCCACTCTTCCTGCTTCTCTCCCGGCCCCCCACCCCTCTCGCCCAGTTCCCCCGTCCCTGCGCCTCGCTCTCCGCCCTGAACTCGCGTGTCTGCTGTCCCCACTGGCCAGGGGATGGGTCTCCCTGCGGGGAGCGCAGCGGCCGGGGGTCCTGCATGCCCCTCCGCCCCCCTCCTCCTTCTACACCCCACTCCGCGCTCCCCTCGCCCTGGGATTTCCGGCTGGCCTGGCCCAGCGCTTTCTTTGCCCACGTCTGTGCATGCCGCCCGCACTTCTCGGGATTCGATTGCGGAAGGTGCGCGGGAGGCTGGCGGGGTCCCTTCTGCGAGCGCTGGGCGGTCCGGGTGAGGAAGGGGGTCCATCAGCTCAGCCGGCAGCAGTGGCGGGCCCTCCTCTGGATGCTGAAAAAGGCGAAGGGCACCGTCAGCGGCCGATACGTCATGCTGGCCACCCCATCTCCCGACCCCTCCCCTCCACTTGCTTCCTCGTCCCATTTCTCATTCACCCtgttccccttctccccttcctccccgTCTGACCCTTCGCTGCCAGGGGGTCTGGCCTTCCGAGACGCCACAGTCTACGACCTTATCACCTGGATGCATTACCTGGCCACCAAGCCCCTGGGTGGGAAAGCCggtgggggtgtgagggagggggCGATCTCTGGCGCTAACTTTGCCCACGGGGGTCCGGCCTTCACGCCCTGGCACCGGCGCTACCTGGCGTTCCTCGAGGAGGAGCTGAGGCTACTGTCGGGGAACGAAGAGTTCAGCTTGCCTTACTGGAACTGGACGCGGACCTCGGGTTGTGAT CTGCTGAGGCGCCGGCCAGGGGCTGACCCGCGAGCCCCGCGTCTGCCCACCGCCCGCGATGTGTCCAACGCCCTGAGTCTACAGAACTACGATGGCTATCCCTACAACCAGTTCGCCATCTCCAGCTTCCGCAACGTGCTAGAAG GATACCAGAAACCCAGCCGTTCTGGGTCCAGGGGTCGCACTTTGCACAACCTAGTTCACATCTATCTCAACGGCACGATCTCCAAGGTGGCCGCGGCCTCAAACGACCCCATCTTCCTTCTCCACCATGCCTTCATTGACAA GATCTGGGAAGATTGGCTACGGGCACACCCCGATCGCTTCCACATGTACCCGCTGCATAGCCTGGTGCCCGAGGGCCACCGATGGGATTCCTATATGGTCCCATACCTACCGCCCGTCCGGAACATCGACTACTACAAACCCTCTGTGCACCACGGTTACACCTACGCCAATTCGGCCTACGAGGAGCAGGACGTGGCCGCCAAGCCGCCGGTTCTCTAA